The genomic interval AACTTTTGCTAATTGTGTTTTACCAACACCTGTTTGACCAAGAAAAATAAACGAACCAATAGGTCGGTTAGGGTCTTTTAGGCCTGCTCTATTTCTTTGAATAGAACGCGAAATTTTCAAGACAGCTTCTTTTTGACCAATAACTTTACTTTCAATTAATTCGGGCAGTTTTGCTAATTTATTACTTTCAGTTTGGGCAATACGATTTACAGGGATTCCAGTCATCATTGAAACTACATCAGCTACATTGTCTTCGGTAACTTCAATTCGGTTATTTTTAGCATCTTCTTCCCATTGTTCTTGTGCGATGGCTAAATCTTTTTCAAGACGTTTTTCATCGTCACGAAGTTTGGCTGCTTCTTCGTATTTCTGTTTTTTAACTACAACATTTTTAAGCTCTCTAATGTCTTCTAATTGGCGTTCTAGGTCAAGAATTTGCTTAGGGACTTCAATATTAGTGATATGAACACGAGAACCAGCTTCGTCCAAAGCATCAATTGCCTTGTCAGGTAAGAACCGCTCAGACATATAACGATTGGTTAATTTTACACAAGCTTCAATTGCTTCTTGTGAATAAGTAACATTATGGTGGTCTTCGTACTTGTTTTTTATATTGTTTAAAATAATTATTGTTTCGTCAACAGATGTAGGTTCTACAATAATTTTTTGAAAACGTCTTTCTAAAGCACCATCTTTCTCAATATATTGCCTGTATTCGTCAAGCGTTGTTGCTCCGATACATTGAATTTCTCCTCTTGCTAATGCGGGTTTAAACATATTGGATGCATCCAAAGACCCAGTTGCTCCACCTGCACCTACAATCGTGTGAATTTCATCAATGAAAAGAATGATATCGTCATTTTTTTCTAATTCATTCATAACGGCTTTCATACGTTCTTCAAATTGACCACGATATTTGGTACCTGCAACAAGACTAGCTAAGTCAAGAGTAACAACGCGCTTATTGAATAATATACGAGATACTTTCTTTTGGATAATACGTAGAGCAAGTCCCTCTGCAATAGCAGATTTACCCACACCTGGTTCTCCAATTAAAAGAGGGTTGTTTTTTTTGCGTCGACTCAAAATTTGACTTACACGCTCAATTTCTTTTTCACGCCCTACAACAGGATCTAATTTTCCTTCTTCGGCCATTTCGGTTAAATCTCTACCAAAGTTGTCAAGGACTGGAGTTTTAGATTTTTTATTCGATTTGTTAGATGGAGTGTTGAAGTTGCCCTCTTTTAGGCTGTCATCTTGTCCTGGATCGTCATTATAGGAATCAGTAGCTCTAGGTAGGTTTTCTAAGAATTCTTCTTCGTTTGGTGTCATATTTAAATATTGTTCTTTAGCTATATCATAATCTATTTTTAGTTTATTTAGTAGCTTTGTTGTTGGGTCGTTTTCGTTTCTTAATATGCAAAGTAATAAATGTGCTGTACTGATTGAAGTGCTTTGAAAAACTTTAGCTTCTAAGAAGGTTGTTTTTAAAGCTCTCTCCGCTTGACGAGTCAAATGCAGGTTTTTCTTTTCTATATTGGTCTCAGTGGTAGGGTTTGCGGGGCTTAGTATTTCTACTTTTCTGCGTAAGTGTTCTAGGTCAACAGAAAGGTTGTTTAATATCTTTATTGCTTTTCCATTACCGTCCCTTAAGATACCAAGCATTAAGTGTTCTGTTCCTATAAAGTCATGGCCCAGTCGCAGGGCTTCTTCCTTGCTGTAGGTTATAACGTCTTTTACTCTTGGTGAAAAATTATCATCCATAATATTTGTATTGGTATCAGTAAATTTAGTGAATTAGTATTTTAAAAACAAAAATCATTCCTTTCTAGGGTCTTGACAGCTAATTGACAAAAAAAATAGATAATACATCTATAAATAAAGGTTAATTTATTAAATAAATACAACCTGCGTTTGTTAATAAATCATTGAAATTAGTGTGTTAAAAAGCTTTTAAAAATTTCAAAAAGCTGTATATTGGCACGTTTTGAAACTAATATAATATTTAATATAACAACTTATGTCTGAAGGAGAAAAGGTAATTCCTATTAACATAGAAGATGAAATGAAATCAGCTTACATTGATTATTCAATGTCAGTTATTGTATCTAGAGCACTTCCAGATGTTAGAGATGGTTTGAAACCAGTACATCGAAGAGTCCTTTATGGAATGTATGATTTAGGAGTTTTTTCAAATAAAGCCCATAAAAAATCCGCTAGAATTGTTGGGGAAGTTCTAGGAAAGTATCACCCACACGGAGATACTTCAGTATATGATGCTATGGTTCGTATGGCCCAGGAGTGGAGTATGCGTTATTTATTAGTTGACGGTCAAGGTAACTTTGGTTCTGTGGATGGCGATAGTCCTGCAGCGATGCGTTATACTGAGGCTAGAATGCGCAAGATTTCTGAAGAAATAATGGCCGATATCGAAAAAGAAACTGTTGATTTTCAATTGAACTTTGATGATACTTTATATGAGCCGAAAGTAATGCCAACTCGTGTTCCTACCTTATTGATTAATGGAGCAACGGGTATTGCAGTAGGTATGGCAACTAATATGCCTCCTCATAACCTTACTGAGGTTATCAATGGAACATTGGCCTATATGGACAATAATGACATTGAGATCGATGAATTGATGAATCATATAAAAGCGCCAGATTTTCCTACTGGGGGAGTTATTTATGGTTATGAAGGTGTTCGTGAAGCTTTCAAAACAGGTAGAGGTAGAGTAGTAATGCGTGCCAAAGTTGGTTTTGAAGAAGTAGATGGTAGAGAGTGTATCATTGTAACGGAGATTCCTTACCAAGTAAATAAGGCAGATATGATTAAACGTACTGCTGACTTAGTAAATGACAAAAAAATAGACGGAATTGCGAATATTCGTGACGAATCGGATAGAAATGGTATGCGTATCGTTTATATCTTGAAACGTGATGCAACTCCAAACGTTGTTTTGAATACCTTATATAAGTATACACAATTACAATCTTCTTTCAGTGTAAATAACATTGCATTGGTAAAAGGGCGTCCGCAAATGTTGAATCTGAAAGATATGATTCATTATTTTGTAGAACACCGTCACGATGTTGTTACACGTAGAACACAATTTGAACTGAAAAAAGCCGAAGCAAGAGCGCATATTTTAGAAGGTTTAATTATTGCTTCAGATAATATAGACGAAGTTATTGCTTTAATAAAAGCTTCGAAGAGTACTGAAGAAGCAAGGGAAAAATTAATCGAAAGATTCAAACTATCTGATATTCAATCTCGTGCAATTGTAGAAATGCGTTTGCGTCAATTAACAGGTCTAGAACAAGACAAGTTAAGAACAGAGTACGATGAAATCATGAAGTTAATAGAGCATTTAAGAGCTTTATTAGCAGATGTAAACTTGAGAATCGCTTTGATTAAAGAAGAACTAGAAGAAATTCGTGAAAAATACGGAGATGAACGTCGTTCTGTTATTGAGTATTCTGGTGGAGATGTAAGTATTGAAGATTTGATTGCAGATGAGAATGTGGTAATTACAATTTCGCATGCAGGATATATCAAA from Flavobacterium ovatum carries:
- a CDS encoding ATP-dependent Clp protease ATP-binding subunit codes for the protein MDDNFSPRVKDVITYSKEEALRLGHDFIGTEHLMLGILRDGNGKAIKILNNLSVDLEHLRRKVEILSPANPTTETNIEKKNLHLTRQAERALKTTFLEAKVFQSTSISTAHLLLCILRNENDPTTKLLNKLKIDYDIAKEQYLNMTPNEEEFLENLPRATDSYNDDPGQDDSLKEGNFNTPSNKSNKKSKTPVLDNFGRDLTEMAEEGKLDPVVGREKEIERVSQILSRRKKNNPLLIGEPGVGKSAIAEGLALRIIQKKVSRILFNKRVVTLDLASLVAGTKYRGQFEERMKAVMNELEKNDDIILFIDEIHTIVGAGGATGSLDASNMFKPALARGEIQCIGATTLDEYRQYIEKDGALERRFQKIIVEPTSVDETIIILNNIKNKYEDHHNVTYSQEAIEACVKLTNRYMSERFLPDKAIDALDEAGSRVHITNIEVPKQILDLERQLEDIRELKNVVVKKQKYEEAAKLRDDEKRLEKDLAIAQEQWEEDAKNNRIEVTEDNVADVVSMMTGIPVNRIAQTESNKLAKLPELIESKVIGQKEAVLKISRSIQRNRAGLKDPNRPIGSFIFLGQTGVGKTQLAKVLARELFDSEDALVRIDMSEYMEKFAISRLVGAPPGYVGYEEGGQLTEKVRRKPYAVVLLDEIEKAHPDVFNMLLQVLDDGFLTDSLGRKIDFKNTIIIMTSNVGARQLKDFGQGVGFGTAAKVAQADDNSKSIIENALKKTFAPEFLNRVDDVIVFNALEKEDIDLIIEIELKKLFARVAELGYTLNLSDKAKSFIADKGFDKQFGARPLKRAIQKYVEDTLAEEIITSKIHSGDEIFMDIEDGAQELSVVIHKAGEATNP
- the gyrA gene encoding DNA gyrase subunit A, coding for MSEGEKVIPINIEDEMKSAYIDYSMSVIVSRALPDVRDGLKPVHRRVLYGMYDLGVFSNKAHKKSARIVGEVLGKYHPHGDTSVYDAMVRMAQEWSMRYLLVDGQGNFGSVDGDSPAAMRYTEARMRKISEEIMADIEKETVDFQLNFDDTLYEPKVMPTRVPTLLINGATGIAVGMATNMPPHNLTEVINGTLAYMDNNDIEIDELMNHIKAPDFPTGGVIYGYEGVREAFKTGRGRVVMRAKVGFEEVDGRECIIVTEIPYQVNKADMIKRTADLVNDKKIDGIANIRDESDRNGMRIVYILKRDATPNVVLNTLYKYTQLQSSFSVNNIALVKGRPQMLNLKDMIHYFVEHRHDVVTRRTQFELKKAEARAHILEGLIIASDNIDEVIALIKASKSTEEAREKLIERFKLSDIQSRAIVEMRLRQLTGLEQDKLRTEYDEIMKLIEHLRALLADVNLRIALIKEELEEIREKYGDERRSVIEYSGGDVSIEDLIADENVVITISHAGYIKRTNLTEYKTQNRGGVGQKSAGTRDQDFLEHMFVATNHQYMMFFTQKGKCFWMRVYEIPEGSKTAKGRAIQNLVNIESDDKVKAFICTQDLKDKDYITSHNLVMVTKKGQVKKTSLEKYSKPRVNGVAAITIKEGDELLEAKLTNGDSQIILAVKSGKLVRFEETKTRPMGRTASGVRGISLKDDNDEVIGMVTVAKDAVNDTQVLVVTENGYGKRTKLVDDDGEDVYRITNRGGKGVKTLNITEKTGPLISINAVTDADDLMIINKSGLTIRMAIEDLRVMGRATQGVKLINLKGKDSIAAVTKVMKDDAEEVVVDEDGNVIEVETIERVKPVLEVLEDEGSDDDDDSDDDEVEDEEIDDDSEDDES